Sequence from the Carboxydocella sporoproducens DSM 16521 genome:
CTAAATATCTAAATGGAGGTGGGGCTATGTCCTTATCCCTCACATTTAAGGCCCTTTCCGATCCCACCCGGCGCAAAATCCTGGAATTGCTGCGGCAGGGTGATCTGACCGCCGGCGCCATCGCAGAACACTTCCAGATCAGCAAGCCCAGCATCTCCCACCATTTAAACCTGTTAAAACAGGCGGGACTGGTGGTGGATGAACGCCAGGGGCAAAATATCCTCTATTCCCTCAA
This genomic interval carries:
- a CDS encoding autorepressor SdpR family transcription factor, whose amino-acid sequence is MSLSLTFKALSDPTRRKILELLRQGDLTAGAIAEHFQISKPSISHHLNLLKQAGLVVDERQGQNILYSLNTSVLEDVLSWFLEMKGVHEDEKKMD